One part of the Mya arenaria isolate MELC-2E11 chromosome 3, ASM2691426v1 genome encodes these proteins:
- the LOC128227563 gene encoding uncharacterized protein LOC128227563 yields the protein MVDYHRWMTRKENERRARISKQTLMENETMLGRWLHENQPCNDDYFLEERSENFDLYQNEIYEIQHENNSLHTEKYHLTQDMKNKETQLKLMQQDCKIFRDDMEKKNGHLLIKNADLVKANKKLKKQLNRFKFDFKDQLDKHDKLLQHLNDEVSERENKEYLLTKKQKENKYLKNEISRLNALDSRFRNRTNQTKRVEGRNQTLQHEIIDLKLERAALRKELNTLNRRCDRMSKGLERSDTSVHTHETGGINSPKTTHKKKSPQPEHNKEDELSRSRLKQQLILCHHEQSLILEKNQEQEDKIALLKEENKKLVQDNQNERSHHKEMTVHLNHEKEKWTQEKQAHYLMIHELELRIKQAEGNLCLAYEELNNEKSRNAKLSQEKTQYTNTKIKNELESEKKKETQKILRKN from the coding sequence GAAAACGAAAGAAGGGCTAGAATCAGTAAACAGACGCTTATGGAGAACGAAACAATGCTGGGCAGATGGCTACATGAAAATCAACCGTGCAACGATGACTATTTTCTTGAAGAGAGATCTGAAAACTTTGATCTTTATCAGAATGAGATATATGAAATTCAACATGAAAACAACTCACTTCACACCGAAAAATACCATTTAACACAAgacatgaaaaataaagaaacacaaTTAAAGCTAATGCAAcaagattgcaaaatatttcgCGATGACATGGAAAAAAAGAATGGCCACCTGTTAATTAAAAATGCTGATCTGGTTAAAGCGAATAAAAAGCTAAAGAAACAATTAAATAGATTCAAGTTTGATTTCAAAGATCAATTAGACAAACATGATAAATTATTGCAACATTTAAACGACGAGGTCAGTGAAAGAGAAAATAAAGAGTATTTGCTGACTAAGAAACAAAAAGAGAACAAGTAcctaaaaaatgaaatttctcgGTTAAATGCATTAGATAGCCGGTTCAGAAATCGCACAAATCAGACGAAACGAGTAGAAGGAAGAAATCAAACATTGCAACATGAGATCATTGATTTAAAGCTTGAAAGGGCCGCCTTACGAAAGGAACTTAATACACTAAATCGACGATGTGACCGCATGAGTAAAGGTCTAGAACGGTCTGACACAAGTGTCCACACACATGAAACTGGTGGCATTAATTCGCCTAAAACGACACACAAGAAAAAATCACCACAGCCAGAACACAACAAAGAGGATGAATTGTCTAGATCTAGATTAAAGCAACAGCTCATTTTATGTCATCATGAACAGAGTTTGatacttgaaaaaaatcaagaacaaGAAGATAAAATCGCATTGTTAAAAGAGGAAAATAAGAAACTGGTTCAAGACAACCAAAATGAACGCTCTCACCACAAGGAAATGACTGTGCATTTAAACCATGAAAAAGAGAAATGGACGCAAGAAAAACAAGCTCATTATTTAATGATTCACGAGTTAGAACTGCGTATCAAGCAAGCCGAAGGTAATCTTTGCCTGGCTTACGAAGAACTTAATAACGAAAAGTCAAGAAACGCCAAGCTATCTCAGGAAAAAACCcaatacacaaacacaaaaataaaaaacgaaCTTgaaagcgaaaaaaaaaaagaaacacagaAAATATTGCGGAAAAACTGA